A region from the Microcella frigidaquae genome encodes:
- a CDS encoding BNR-4 repeat-containing protein translates to MAATATPSAPGALPRRVAALLTALALVAGALIMGSPAPAQAARHPACAIVPDAIYSSWVNPLASPDGPYWWVGSVARDGTNAVSRVDCRSGEVRRVPLGGPESPDDHNATAIAVDPDQPTLLAVYSTHGLLTHTRFRWVDRETLEASEEQRIEFGARVTYAQLLRTDDALLLIVRAGRDWTYVVTTDWGTTWSEPRLLTDGTDHPGMYLLARPGYGDEGHLVSLAYYAHPATLIPRNVGTATLDLTTGEITRVDGTVIGSLDEPGGPALLPEEFDATVVPIGSTRVRLHDIARVNGAPAVVYAAWQGTATATYRYKVWNGARWTSGTWGQLTGRPFGYRYAARYVGGAAFIDGGIITARQTPTTSTSGSWTISYLRCRWGAGCTTTNSFTTSRTAGRMVRPYVVYSETERLVMLLAVSRYAWFTDYKANILVRTRPAG, encoded by the coding sequence ATGGCCGCGACCGCGACACCGTCGGCACCCGGCGCGCTCCCCCGACGGGTCGCCGCCCTCCTCACCGCGCTCGCTCTCGTCGCTGGTGCCCTGATCATGGGCTCCCCCGCGCCGGCGCAGGCCGCCCGGCACCCCGCCTGCGCGATCGTTCCCGACGCGATCTACTCGAGCTGGGTGAACCCGCTCGCCTCTCCCGACGGGCCGTACTGGTGGGTCGGCTCGGTGGCCCGCGACGGCACGAACGCCGTGAGCCGCGTGGACTGCCGCTCAGGGGAGGTTCGCCGAGTCCCGCTCGGCGGGCCGGAGAGCCCGGATGACCACAATGCGACCGCGATCGCGGTCGATCCCGACCAGCCGACGCTCCTGGCCGTGTACTCGACCCACGGCCTGCTCACCCACACCCGGTTCCGCTGGGTGGACCGCGAGACGCTCGAAGCCTCGGAGGAGCAACGCATCGAGTTCGGGGCGCGCGTCACGTACGCGCAACTCCTGCGCACCGACGATGCCCTGCTGCTCATCGTGCGGGCGGGTCGCGACTGGACGTACGTCGTCACCACCGACTGGGGAACGACCTGGAGCGAGCCGCGGCTTCTCACCGATGGAACGGATCATCCGGGCATGTACCTGCTCGCACGGCCGGGCTACGGCGACGAGGGCCACCTGGTCTCGCTCGCCTACTACGCGCACCCTGCCACCCTCATCCCGCGGAACGTGGGTACGGCGACCCTCGACCTGACCACCGGTGAGATCACCCGCGTCGACGGCACCGTGATCGGATCCCTCGATGAGCCCGGGGGCCCTGCCCTGCTGCCGGAGGAGTTCGACGCCACCGTCGTCCCGATAGGAAGCACCCGCGTGCGGCTGCACGACATCGCCCGGGTGAACGGAGCGCCGGCCGTCGTCTATGCGGCCTGGCAGGGCACCGCGACGGCGACCTACCGCTACAAGGTCTGGAACGGTGCGCGCTGGACCTCCGGCACCTGGGGTCAGCTCACGGGCCGCCCTTTCGGCTACCGGTATGCCGCCCGCTACGTCGGCGGGGCGGCCTTCATCGACGGCGGCATCATCACGGCTCGGCAGACCCCCACCACCTCGACCTCGGGCTCGTGGACGATCAGCTACCTGCGCTGCCGCTGGGGGGCGGGATGCACGACCACAAACAGCTTCACGACGTCGCGCACCGCCGGGCGCATGGTGCGGCCGTACGTCGTCTACAGCGAGACCGAGCGGTTGGTCATGCTGCTGGCGGTCAGCCGCTATGCGTGGTTCACCGACTACAAGGCGAACATCCTCGTCCGGACCCGTCCGGCCGGCTGA
- a CDS encoding nitroreductase family protein translates to MLKRLKRIAKKLLAITWIRRTYEVVNRVFLETFGSSRILTHLFFTIGFLTFNREQAAVLRGRRNYYRNKGRARLTHVELRRNVHRLEKGIIMRPRRDVFARDYIGETVEFYAAAVAQYTGDAAPMETAEMEWAHDVITEYFRVSTGSHPVVDAARARFEALPKPTEPSGKVPYVKRQLSTISYDELHQLAMQRRSVRWFEQRPVDRELIDKALTVARQAPTACNRLPYEFRIYDEPEAVQTVVGLPFGAAGFAHNVPAVVVVVGKLESYFSPRDRHAIYVDSSLAAMSFIFALETLGLSSSVINWPDFEPLEAKMQKTLGLDISDRVVMLIAVGHAHPEGMVPYSQKKELDTFRSYNVLR, encoded by the coding sequence GTGCTCAAGAGACTCAAGCGCATCGCCAAGAAGCTGCTGGCGATCACCTGGATCCGCCGCACCTACGAGGTCGTCAACCGGGTGTTCCTGGAGACCTTCGGGTCGAGCCGGATCCTCACCCACCTGTTCTTCACGATCGGCTTCCTGACCTTCAACCGCGAGCAGGCCGCCGTGCTGCGGGGTCGCCGCAACTACTACCGCAACAAGGGCCGCGCGCGCCTGACGCACGTCGAGCTGCGCCGCAACGTGCACCGCCTCGAGAAGGGCATCATCATGCGGCCACGCCGCGATGTCTTCGCGCGCGACTACATCGGCGAGACCGTCGAGTTCTACGCCGCCGCCGTCGCCCAGTACACCGGTGACGCCGCGCCGATGGAGACCGCGGAGATGGAGTGGGCGCACGACGTCATCACCGAGTACTTCCGCGTCAGCACCGGGAGCCACCCGGTCGTCGATGCCGCGCGGGCGCGGTTCGAGGCCCTCCCGAAGCCCACCGAGCCCTCGGGCAAGGTGCCCTACGTGAAGAGGCAGCTCTCGACCATCAGCTACGACGAGCTGCACCAGCTCGCCATGCAGCGCCGCTCGGTGCGCTGGTTCGAGCAGCGCCCCGTCGACCGCGAGCTCATCGACAAGGCGCTCACCGTCGCTCGGCAGGCCCCCACCGCCTGCAACCGGCTGCCCTACGAGTTCCGCATCTATGACGAGCCCGAGGCCGTGCAGACCGTCGTCGGCCTGCCCTTCGGCGCCGCCGGATTCGCGCACAACGTTCCCGCCGTGGTGGTGGTCGTCGGCAAGCTCGAGTCGTACTTCAGCCCCCGCGACCGGCACGCGATCTACGTCGACTCCTCGCTCGCCGCGATGTCGTTCATCTTCGCCCTCGAGACGCTCGGCCTGTCGTCCAGCGTCATCAACTGGCCCGACTTCGAGCCTCTCGAGGCGAAGATGCAGAAGACCCTCGGCCTCGACATCTCCGACCGCGTCGTCATGCTGATCGCCGTCGGGCACGCGCACCCGGAGGGCATGGTGCCCTACTCGCAGAAGAAGGAGCTCGACACCTTCCGCTCGTACAACGTGCTGCGATGA
- a CDS encoding lysylphosphatidylglycerol synthase domain-containing protein, whose amino-acid sequence MSSGRRPRTRTILRYGLTTVVLIAVGWLFALALAQNWEQVQAADLRPNGLMVVAVVVFAAAVPVSGLLWGAIVAVLAPDARITPREAIEVHSASWLLKYIPGQVGSLVNKVVWGGRRGISRMVILISFIYENVFLQIVSIVPSVVIIAISVGVGVLAGNIATAIVVGIALVPLIAVLDRRVFRRVLDLATRRLTKQALPVEYFLPTRRTLALLAGFVAPRVINGVGIVLVAASITSVPADDWLLIGAAYALAGALGILVFFVPSGLGVREAVLFACLVAAGYSAADAVLISLLARLLSTIADALLALMYALLRILPRKDTTA is encoded by the coding sequence ATGAGCTCGGGCCGTCGGCCGCGCACCCGCACGATCCTGCGGTACGGCCTCACCACGGTCGTGCTCATCGCGGTGGGCTGGCTCTTCGCCCTCGCCCTCGCCCAGAACTGGGAGCAGGTGCAGGCGGCCGACCTGCGGCCCAACGGACTCATGGTCGTCGCGGTCGTGGTCTTCGCCGCGGCGGTCCCCGTCTCCGGGCTGCTGTGGGGCGCGATCGTCGCCGTCCTCGCCCCGGATGCCCGCATCACCCCGCGCGAGGCCATCGAGGTGCACAGCGCATCCTGGCTGCTCAAGTACATCCCCGGGCAGGTCGGGTCGCTCGTCAACAAGGTCGTGTGGGGAGGGCGCCGCGGCATCAGCCGCATGGTGATCCTGATCAGCTTCATCTACGAGAACGTCTTCCTGCAGATCGTGTCGATCGTGCCGAGCGTCGTCATCATCGCGATCTCGGTCGGGGTCGGGGTGCTGGCGGGCAACATCGCCACCGCCATCGTTGTCGGCATCGCGCTCGTACCGCTCATCGCCGTGCTCGACCGCCGCGTCTTCCGACGCGTGCTCGATCTCGCGACCCGGCGACTGACCAAGCAGGCGCTCCCCGTCGAGTACTTCCTGCCGACCCGCCGAACCCTCGCTCTGCTCGCCGGCTTCGTCGCGCCGCGCGTGATCAACGGCGTCGGCATCGTGCTCGTCGCCGCCTCGATCACGAGCGTCCCCGCCGACGACTGGCTGCTGATCGGCGCGGCCTACGCGCTCGCCGGGGCCCTCGGTATCCTGGTCTTCTTCGTGCCGAGCGGGCTCGGTGTGCGCGAGGCCGTGCTCTTCGCCTGTCTCGTGGCCGCGGGCTACTCCGCCGCCGATGCCGTGCTCATCTCGCTCCTCGCGCGGCTGCTCAGCACGATCGCCGATGCTCTCCTCGCCCTGATGTACGCCCTGCTCCGCATCCTGCCCCGTAAGGACACCACCGCATGA
- a CDS encoding polysaccharide pyruvyl transferase family protein yields MTTTVPAPRIAIIGSALSGNKGASAMLESSIATLSERIPGVRFTLFSMYPAEDRAQNEYAALDIIDARPRQLGVTINTLALLYRILPPLRPLLRARSRAIGALASSQVLLDQGGITFTDGREKFLLYNVASILPAMMLRVPVFKCAQAVGPFQNPINRWSAKRFLPRVHTLVTRGRITHEFAEALGLTNLYAGADYAFSLELDGTEQAAAAAAFDLGFFEGPEQVVGVSPSVVLQKKVEARGADYIGDVAAFIDELVASGRRVVLFPHSVRTGTEKTHNNDLPLCSRIHERLAHPEGVLFIDRELSSQTLRYLIGRCDYFVASRFHAMVSSLAMAVPTLVIGWSHKYQEVLEMFQLDEWAFGHDKLEPDFLRERFEALVAAGDEVRDRLRTHLPAVKARSLAQADLIAALVTGAEASRA; encoded by the coding sequence ATGACCACCACCGTCCCCGCTCCCCGCATCGCGATCATCGGCTCGGCACTGTCGGGCAACAAGGGCGCGTCGGCGATGCTCGAGAGCTCGATCGCGACGCTCAGCGAGCGCATCCCGGGCGTGCGCTTCACTCTGTTCAGCATGTACCCGGCCGAGGACCGCGCCCAGAACGAGTACGCCGCTCTCGACATCATCGACGCCCGTCCCCGCCAGCTCGGCGTCACGATCAACACCCTCGCGCTGCTCTACCGCATCCTGCCGCCGCTGCGTCCGCTGCTCCGGGCGCGGTCGCGCGCGATCGGAGCGCTCGCCTCGTCGCAGGTGCTGCTCGACCAGGGCGGCATCACCTTCACCGACGGCCGCGAGAAGTTCCTCCTCTACAACGTCGCCTCGATCCTGCCGGCGATGATGCTGCGGGTGCCGGTCTTCAAGTGCGCGCAGGCGGTGGGGCCCTTCCAGAACCCCATCAACCGCTGGTCGGCCAAGCGCTTCCTGCCCCGAGTGCACACCCTGGTCACGCGCGGCCGCATCACCCACGAGTTCGCCGAGGCCCTGGGCCTCACGAACCTGTACGCCGGAGCCGACTACGCCTTCTCGCTCGAGCTCGACGGCACCGAGCAGGCGGCCGCCGCTGCGGCCTTCGACCTCGGCTTCTTCGAGGGACCGGAGCAGGTGGTGGGCGTCTCGCCGAGCGTCGTCCTGCAGAAGAAGGTCGAGGCGCGCGGCGCCGACTACATCGGCGACGTCGCCGCATTCATCGACGAACTCGTGGCATCCGGCCGCCGGGTGGTGCTCTTCCCGCACAGCGTGCGCACCGGCACCGAGAAGACCCACAACAACGACCTCCCCCTGTGCTCCCGCATCCACGAGCGGCTGGCCCACCCCGAGGGCGTGCTGTTCATCGACCGGGAGCTGTCGTCGCAGACCCTGCGGTACCTCATCGGGCGGTGCGACTACTTCGTCGCCAGCCGGTTCCACGCCATGGTCTCGTCGCTCGCGATGGCGGTGCCCACGCTCGTGATCGGCTGGAGCCACAAGTACCAGGAGGTGCTGGAGATGTTCCAGCTGGACGAGTGGGCCTTCGGCCACGACAAGCTCGAGCCGGACTTCCTCCGCGAGCGGTTCGAGGCGCTCGTCGCCGCGGGTGACGAGGTGCGCGATCGCCTGCGCACCCACCTCCCTGCCGTCAAGGCGCGGTCGCTGGCGCAGGCCGACCTGATCGCCGCCCTGGTCACCGGTGCGGAAGCCTCGCGCGCATGA
- a CDS encoding glycosyltransferase, whose amino-acid sequence MSAPRVSIVINTLNRAESLPTTLESLQWVAYPGEFEVVVVNGPSTDGTDAVLAAWADRVVVERCPVANLGVSRNLGIAAASGEVVAFIDDDAVPEPEWLRELIAAFDDPAVGAAGGFVIDHTGVGYQSTFALFNRLADPVASPNAASPERVFPYSLTFPHLIGTNMAFRRAALEEVGGFDEQYEYYLDDTDLVVRIMDRGYDVRQVAGAHLHHRFAPSTIRDHRRVARNRYPVLKNHAYFALRHARPFFDESELVDQQWAFAQMHEGEMVQAVADGLVDSGDLDRFLQHRDRAVETGIQAAREASRNGHRGQLPRGLSGAGFRRFPTLVNDDVVRRVLVAGPSRVTATLERGRSLAAEGQIVHLIVPTHNDDHIDFDRGVWVSAVDVRSTPWRAARTRGARRLAERFAGLVG is encoded by the coding sequence ATGAGCGCGCCCCGAGTCTCGATCGTCATCAACACGCTGAACCGGGCGGAGTCGCTGCCGACCACCCTGGAGTCGCTGCAATGGGTCGCGTACCCTGGCGAGTTCGAGGTCGTGGTCGTCAACGGCCCGTCGACCGACGGCACCGACGCGGTGCTCGCCGCGTGGGCCGACCGCGTGGTGGTCGAGCGCTGCCCCGTGGCGAACCTCGGGGTGTCGCGCAACCTCGGCATCGCGGCCGCGAGCGGGGAGGTCGTGGCGTTCATCGACGACGACGCCGTTCCCGAGCCGGAGTGGCTGCGCGAGCTGATCGCCGCCTTCGACGACCCGGCGGTCGGAGCGGCGGGCGGCTTTGTGATCGACCACACCGGGGTGGGCTACCAGAGCACGTTCGCGCTCTTCAACCGGCTGGCGGACCCAGTGGCGTCGCCCAACGCGGCCAGCCCGGAACGGGTCTTCCCGTACAGCCTCACCTTCCCGCACCTGATCGGCACGAACATGGCCTTCCGCCGCGCGGCGCTCGAGGAAGTCGGCGGTTTCGACGAGCAGTACGAGTACTACCTCGACGACACCGATCTGGTCGTCCGGATCATGGACCGGGGCTACGACGTGCGGCAGGTCGCCGGCGCGCACCTGCACCATCGGTTCGCCCCGAGCACGATCCGCGACCACCGCCGCGTGGCACGCAACCGCTACCCGGTGCTCAAGAACCACGCCTACTTCGCGCTCCGGCACGCCCGGCCGTTCTTCGACGAGAGCGAGCTCGTCGACCAGCAGTGGGCCTTCGCGCAGATGCACGAGGGCGAGATGGTGCAGGCGGTCGCGGACGGCCTGGTCGACAGCGGTGATCTCGACCGCTTCCTGCAGCACCGCGATCGCGCGGTCGAGACGGGGATCCAGGCCGCTCGCGAGGCCAGCCGGAACGGGCATCGCGGGCAGCTGCCGCGCGGACTGAGCGGCGCCGGGTTCCGGCGGTTCCCCACGCTCGTCAACGACGACGTCGTGCGCCGGGTTCTGGTGGCGGGGCCGTCGCGGGTGACGGCCACCCTCGAGCGAGGCCGCTCGCTCGCCGCCGAGGGCCAGATCGTGCACCTCATCGTGCCGACGCACAACGACGACCACATCGACTTCGACCGCGGGGTGTGGGTCAGCGCCGTGGACGTGCGCTCGACCCCCTGGCGCGCCGCGCGCACACGGGGAGCCCGTCGTCTCGCCGAGCGGTTCGCCGGCCTCGTCGGCTGA
- a CDS encoding glycosyltransferase family 2 protein, translated as MAAVEYGDGIGVVVVTYSPGVELDAFVASLDAATATPLPVVLSDNGSTDGAPQRVAAARPGTRLIVDETNPGYGAAVNAGAAVLGPEIGWVLVCNSDLTVRPGAIERLAEVIRADDSIGVVGPLIRNDDGSVYPSARRLPSFRDGIGHAVLADRWPGNPWTRRYRQEELGLATEPTATGWVSGACFLVRRSAFDAIGGFDEGFFMYFEDVDLGKRMLEAGYSSVYVPDAEVVHIGGSSTSQHSERMLRAHHESAYRYLAKKYPQWFMRPALLVARWGLQLRLRSELRRTAR; from the coding sequence ATGGCCGCAGTTGAGTACGGCGACGGCATCGGCGTTGTCGTCGTCACCTACTCCCCCGGCGTCGAGCTCGACGCCTTCGTCGCCTCGCTCGACGCGGCGACGGCGACCCCCCTGCCCGTGGTGCTGAGCGACAACGGCTCGACCGACGGCGCGCCTCAACGGGTGGCCGCCGCCCGTCCGGGCACGCGGCTGATCGTGGACGAGACGAACCCCGGCTACGGGGCGGCCGTCAACGCCGGAGCGGCCGTGCTCGGACCGGAGATCGGGTGGGTGCTGGTCTGCAACAGCGACCTGACCGTACGGCCCGGGGCGATCGAGCGGCTGGCGGAGGTCATCCGCGCGGACGACAGCATCGGCGTGGTCGGCCCGCTGATCCGCAATGACGACGGCAGCGTCTACCCCTCGGCCCGGCGCCTGCCGTCGTTCCGCGACGGCATCGGCCATGCGGTTCTCGCCGACCGGTGGCCGGGCAATCCGTGGACGCGTCGCTACCGCCAGGAGGAGCTCGGGCTCGCCACCGAGCCGACCGCGACCGGCTGGGTCTCGGGGGCCTGCTTCCTGGTACGACGCAGCGCCTTCGACGCGATCGGCGGCTTCGACGAGGGCTTCTTCATGTACTTCGAAGACGTCGATCTGGGCAAGCGGATGCTCGAGGCCGGCTACAGCAGCGTCTACGTGCCCGATGCCGAGGTGGTGCACATCGGCGGAAGCTCGACGTCGCAGCACTCCGAGCGCATGCTGCGCGCGCACCACGAGAGCGCCTACCGCTACCTGGCGAAGAAGTATCCGCAGTGGTTCATGCGCCCCGCCCTGCTCGTCGCCCGCTGGGGCCTGCAGCTGCGCCTGCGCAGCGAGCTGCGGCGCACGGCCCGGTGA
- a CDS encoding glycosyltransferase family 4 protein — protein sequence MHAAPPIVIDATAIPAQVGGVGRYLEQLIPALDAEGVALVIACQRRDADWIAESAPHAVIHTVPAAVERTALRLLWEQTGLVRLARRHRAAVIHAPHYTMPLLAGRPVVVTLHDATFFSDPHLHSRLKRVFFRAWTRLSLRRAAACIVPSAATRDELVRFVGPRAAACHVAHHGVDGSAFHPPTADEVERARTLVGAPHWIAFLGTIEPRKNVPNLIRAVLAAQPELQGRYPDAALVLAGARGWDTEVDGLLAEAGDRVRVLGYVDRDDLPGLLGGALLVAYPSLGEGFGLPVVEAMACGAPVLTTRRLALPEVGGDAVAYAEPSTEGIRAALVALLDDEAARHELGQRGVARAARFTWSAAAAAHRAVYESVSRRGGSDGRS from the coding sequence GTGCACGCTGCTCCGCCGATCGTGATCGACGCGACGGCGATCCCCGCGCAGGTGGGCGGTGTCGGCCGGTATCTCGAGCAGCTGATCCCCGCCCTGGACGCGGAGGGTGTCGCCCTGGTGATCGCCTGCCAGCGGCGCGACGCCGACTGGATCGCCGAGAGCGCCCCGCACGCGGTCATCCACACCGTGCCCGCGGCCGTCGAGCGCACGGCGCTGCGCCTGCTCTGGGAGCAGACGGGGCTCGTGCGGCTGGCGCGACGGCACCGAGCGGCGGTCATCCACGCGCCGCACTACACGATGCCCCTGCTCGCCGGGCGCCCCGTCGTGGTCACCCTGCACGATGCGACCTTCTTCTCCGACCCGCACCTGCACAGCCGGCTCAAGCGGGTGTTCTTCCGGGCGTGGACCCGCCTCTCGCTGCGGCGCGCGGCGGCCTGCATCGTGCCCAGCGCCGCCACCCGCGACGAGCTGGTGCGATTCGTCGGGCCCCGCGCGGCCGCCTGCCATGTCGCCCACCACGGGGTCGACGGCTCGGCGTTCCACCCGCCGACCGCGGACGAGGTCGAACGGGCACGCACCCTCGTCGGCGCTCCGCACTGGATCGCGTTCCTTGGCACCATCGAGCCGCGCAAGAACGTCCCGAACCTGATCCGCGCGGTGCTGGCCGCGCAGCCCGAGCTGCAGGGGCGGTATCCGGATGCGGCGCTCGTGCTCGCCGGCGCCCGCGGGTGGGACACCGAGGTCGACGGGCTCCTCGCCGAAGCGGGCGACCGGGTGCGCGTGCTCGGCTACGTCGACCGCGACGACCTGCCCGGCCTCCTCGGCGGCGCGCTGCTCGTCGCCTACCCCTCGCTCGGCGAGGGATTCGGCCTGCCGGTCGTCGAGGCGATGGCCTGCGGAGCCCCCGTGCTGACGACGCGGCGCCTCGCCCTCCCCGAGGTCGGCGGCGACGCAGTCGCGTACGCTGAGCCTTCGACGGAGGGGATCCGCGCGGCCCTGGTCGCCCTGCTCGACGACGAGGCCGCGCGGCACGAGCTGGGCCAGCGCGGAGTCGCGCGCGCGGCCCGCTTCACCTGGAGCGCCGCCGCGGCCGCGCACCGCGCGGTCTACGAGAGCGTGAGCAGGAGGGGAGGCAGTGATGGCCGCAGTTGA